DNA sequence from the Pedobacter sp. W3I1 genome:
GGTCTGATTGCTTTGCTCGGCAATCTGTTCGTAACTTAATCCGTCAAAAAACTTTAAATGGATGAGCTGTTTCTGGCGAAAGGTCAGTTTTTCGAGTGCATTTTTGAGCTGATGCTGTACCAGCTCGTCGCTTTGCACCTTAACAATAAACTCTTCATAACTCATTTCCATCCAATCGCCATCGGCCCCTGCATTAAAAAGTGCATCGTTAATTTTGCGCTTTCTTTCTAATATCCTGAGCAGCTTGCGTTTAAGAAAGGTACGCAGGTAGGCTTCAACATTATCAACACGGGTTAGGCTTTCATGTTTCTCCCAAATGGTGGTAAATACAAGGTCGGTAGCTTCACCAGCGGTATCTGCATCGGCACAAACCCTGATCCCGAAATTTACGAGCGGGTAATAAAGTGCCGAATAGAGATCAAAAAACGCATCTTTATCGCCAACCCGTAACCGTTCCCATAATAAGTGATGCGCTAGTTTAC
Encoded proteins:
- a CDS encoding RNA polymerase sigma factor, producing the protein MNSKLAHHLLWERLRVGDKDAFFDLYSALYYPLVNFGIRVCADADTAGEATDLVFTTIWEKHESLTRVDNVEAYLRTFLKRKLLRILERKRKINDALFNAGADGDWMEMSYEEFIVKVQSDELVQHQLKNALEKLTFRQKQLIHLKFFDGLSYEQIAEQSNQTIKTAYNTIYDALKILRKEFNA